A single window of Eucalyptus grandis isolate ANBG69807.140 chromosome 1, ASM1654582v1, whole genome shotgun sequence DNA harbors:
- the LOC108958234 gene encoding uncharacterized protein LOC108958234 produces the protein MSRILPLYAIMTSQMRLEQQQQLDKHNKIREIKIYLEEYLSNEHVKKRLDELDEIKTQLKEKQMDEEEEMQIPTWISELIDHRKNRREQPNSPEESTNTELAGRSGAGDIEAQN, from the exons ATGTCCAGAATATTACCACTGTATGCAATTATGACATCACAG ATGCGTttggagcagcagcagcaattgGACAAACACAACAAAATACGTGAGATTAAGATTTATTTGGAGGAGTACCTGTCTAACGAACATGTAAAAAAGCGTCTCGATGAACTCGATGAAATTAAGACGCAGTTGAAGGAGAAGCAGATGGACGAAGAGGAAGAGATGCAGATCCCGACCTGGATTTCAGAGTTGATCGATCATAGAAAGAACCGAAGAGAGCAGCCAAACTCACCGGAGGAGTCCACAAATACTGAACTGGCTGGACGGAGTGGAGCAGGGGATATCGAAGCACAGAATTGA